A region of the Streptococcus suis genome:
TCTGGCTCTAGGAAAAGCTGGTGGCGTTCCTTATCCGCAAAACGAACAATCTTGTCCTCGATTGACGGACAATAACGGGGCCCAATCCCCTTGACAATTCCTGAAAACATAGGTGCTCGATGAAGATTGCTGTTGATAATCTCATGGCTGGTCGCGTTGGTATAGGTCAACCAGCAAGGAATCTGGTCCTGCAAATAGTCCTCGTCCTTGGACAAGAATGAAAAATGGTTTGGCTTTTCATCGCCTGGTTGAATCTCGGTTTCTTCGTAGTTAATGGTACGAGCATTGACACGCGGTGGTGTCCCTGTCTTGAAACGACCAATTTCAAGTCCCAATTCTTTCAGATTATCCGCCAGCGTGATAGAAGCTAGGCTATTGTTAGGACCTGACGAATACTTGAGATCACCGATGATAATCTCACCACGCAGAGCTGTACCCGTCGTCACCACAACTGCCTTGGCTGAGAATTTCTGGTTGGTAGCCGTACGGATACCGATCACCTTGCCCTCTTCCACCAAAATCTCATCAATCATGGTTTGACGCAGGGTCAGATTTTCCTGACGCTCCACCGTCCGCTTCATCTCTGCTGCATACTCTGCCTTATCTGCCTGAGCCCGCAAGGCACGAACAGCTGGACCCTTGCCCATATTGAGCATCTTCATTTGGATATAGGTCTTGTCAATGTTGCGACCCATTTCGCCACCCAGGGCATCGATTTCCCTTACCACAATCCCCTTGGCAGAGCCACCAATGGAGGGATTACAAGGCATAAAGGCCACCATATCCAAGTTAATAGTTGCAAGCAGGGTCTTACAACCCATCCGACTGGCTGCCAAGCCCGCTTCTACACCCGCATGTCCCGCACCAATCACGATGACATCATAGTTTTCTGCAAATGTGTGTGTCATGTTGTTTTCTCCTTCATGTTCATAATGTGTTTAACTTGTCCATTCCAAATTGGTAATTCCTGTGTCAGAAAAGCAGGCACGACATCAAGGTTTACAAGCTTGTCAAGTTCAATCCATTCACAAGCTTGTTTCAACTTACCTTCAATCATCTCCTTAGGCATTTCTCCAGTAGGTTCGACGATAAAATGAAACTCGATATTGTGAAAATCCATACCTTCCTGTGTAAACTGATTTTCAACGACAAAAGCTAGTTGGTTGACACGACTGTCAATCCCTAATTCTTCTTTGACTTCTCGAACAACCGCATCTTGTGCCGTTTCCTTGACTGCAATCGCACCGCCAATGGTATAATAACGGTCCTTAT
Encoded here:
- a CDS encoding NUDIX hydrolase → MDFRTKVDNQIFGVRATALIIKDGKIFLTKDYKDRYYTIGGAIAVKETAQDAVVREVKEELGIDSRVNQLAFVVENQFTQEGMDFHNIEFHFIVEPTGEMPKEMIEGKLKQACEWIELDKLVNLDVVPAFLTQELPIWNGQVKHIMNMKEKTT